One genomic segment of Primulina tabacum isolate GXHZ01 chromosome 9, ASM2559414v2, whole genome shotgun sequence includes these proteins:
- the LOC142555298 gene encoding phosphatidylinositol 4-kinase gamma 5-like, with product MSRNLDSPVQTQMAVAFFTNPHGSGDYNGSNRMEVKPTGRRRVFVQTETGCVLGMELDRSDNAHTLKRRLQVAINFPIEESSLTFGDKVLKNDLSAIRNDSPLLLTRNLLRSSSTPCLSPTGADVQQRDQSGPIEILGQSMRFVETKQLIKKIIKAINNGVDPVPVHSGLGGAYYFRNSRGESVAIVKPTDEEPFAPNNPKGFVGKALGQPGLKRSVRVGETGFREVAAYLLDYDHFANVPPTALVKITHSIFNVNDGVNGNRPQNKNLVSKIASFQQFIPHDYDASDHGTSSFPVSAVHRIGILDIRILNTDRHAGNLLVRKLDGDGRFGQVELIPIDHGLSLPESLEDPYFEWIHWPQASIPFSDDELEYIKDLDPVRDSEMLRNELPMIREACLRVLFLCTIFLKEAAAYGLCLAEIGEMMSREFRSSEEEPSELEVICIEARRLITEEVSSSKDKTDFDEFQFDIDCEVSTLKLGSENFVAGNPFHFGSGSFNLRTPLSKLEESIEEEENEGEDEEQTFINGPHLSKNPSISKLSMSLKNISLVNKNQKFQKFPGSKPDYSYSLSSSSCHRSADEQLPASVNFVKLADMTDEEWGLFLEKFQELIHPAFAQKKSVTLYQRQRQRLGTSCRF from the coding sequence ATGTCTCGTAATTTGGATAGCCCTGTTCAGACTCAGATGGCTGTGGCTTTTTTCACGAATCCACATGGCAGTGGGGATTATAACGGATCCAATAGGATGGAAGTGAAACCAACCGGAAGGAGACGTGTTTTTGTGCAGACCGAAACAGGTTGTGTGCTGGGTATGGAGTTAGACCGGAGCGACAACGCTCATACACTGAAGAGGAGGTTGCAAGTTGCCATAAATTTTCCCATTGAGGAGAGTTCCTTGACTTTTGGCGATAAGGTGCTGAAGAATGATCTCAGTGCCATTCGAAATGATTCCCCACTCCTGCTGACAAGGAATTTACTCCGAAGCTCTTCAACTCCATGTTTGTCACCCACTGGTGCTGACGTTCAACAAAGAGATCAGAGTGGGCCAATAGAGATATTGGGGCAATCAATGCGTTTTGTTGAGACAAAACAACTCATTAAGAAAATCATCAAGGCAATCAACAATGGAGTTGATCCGGTCCCTGTTCATAGTGGGCTTGGAGGAGCTTATTATTTCAGAAACAGCAGAGGTGAGAGTGTTGCCATTGTGAAGCCCACAGACGAGGAACCATTTGCACCTAACAATCCAAAAGGTTTTGTCGGCAAAGCTCTAGGTCAACCTGGCTTAAAGCGCTCTGTTAGGGTTGGGGAAACAGGGTTTAGAGAAGTGGCTGCTTATCTTCTCGATTACGATCATTTTGCTAATGTTCCACCCACGGCCCTGGTCAAGATAACTCACTCCATCTTCAATGTGAATGATGGTGTGAATGGAAACAGGCCTCAAAACAAGAATCTTGTCAGCAAGATTGCATCCTTCCAACAGTTCATTCCACATGATTATGATGCTAGTGACCATGGAACCTCAAGTTTCCCAGTTTCTGCTGTGCATCGCATTGGGATTTTAGACATCAGGATTCTCAACACAGATAGGCATGCAGGTAATCTTTTAGTGAGGAAGCTTGATGGTGATGGAAGATTTGGTCAAGTGGAATTGATCCCCATTGATCACGGCCTCAGTTTGCCTGAGAGTTTGGAAGATCCGTATTTTGAGTGGATTCATTGGCCTCAGGCATCAATCCCGTTCTCCGATGATGAACTTGAGTACATAAAAGATCTGGACCCTGTTCGTGACTCAGAGATGCTGCGGAACGAACTCCCTATGATTCGAGAAGCTTGTTTGCGGGTCTTATTCCTTTGTACAATTTTTCTCAAGGAAGCTGCTGCTTACGGGCTTTGTCTTGCTGAGATAGGAGAGATGATGAGTAGGGAGTTTCGCAGCAGTGAGGAGGAACCTAGTGAGCTTGAGGTTATATGCATTGAGGCTAGAAGACTTATTACCGAGGAGGTGTCATCTTCCAAAGATAAAACAGATTTTGACGAGTTTCAATTTGACATAGATTGTGAAGTGTCCACCCTGAAATTGGGTTCCGAAAACTTTGTGGCAGGAAACCCATTCCATTTTGGATCTGGTAGTTTTAATTTACGTACTCCACTTTCTAAGCTGGAAGAAAGTATCGAGGAGGAGGAAAATGAAGGAGAAGATGAGGAGCAGACTTTCATCAATGGTCCACACCTATCCAAGAATCCAAGTATTTCAAAGCTGTCCATGTCCTTGAAAAATATTAGCTTAGTCAATAAGAACCAGAAGTTCCAAAAATTCCCAGGATCAAAGCCTGATTACAGCTATTCTCTGAGTTCATCATCTTGCCACAGAAGTGCGGACGAGCAGCTTCCAGCAAGCGTGAATTTTGTGAAGCTAGCGGACATGACTGATGAAGAATGGGGACTGTTCTTGGAGAAATTCCAGGAGCTGATTCATCCTGCATTTGCCCAGAAGAAGTCTGTCACCCTTTATCAGCGTCAGAGACAGAGGCTCGGCACTTCTTGCCGGTTTTGA